A genomic region of Drosophila kikkawai strain 14028-0561.14 chromosome X, DkikHiC1v2, whole genome shotgun sequence contains the following coding sequences:
- the LOC108072440 gene encoding mucin-2 isoform X1 — MEVECDLGDIQNEELLRKMWQQSEDSERKKQIRSHLYKLRESRLCNLYRHEPDHTNATMSETPNGNGTLAGYGAKGPLASSHGDALLDQNFQSLKSKEVRDSTSPTHELRFHSMTLTQPNTTGWDVQTSSEVSPDGRAYRTETLAKTDGVEKLNGGGLAEFKGRNEQRSSASHQGDDKNFVKQASESSKTQLQEKVVFGDESSGRTEMKMSSTSTSSSSKVVSSSSTVEYGDEPRYLLDGQEKPQQQQQQQQLHQREWEDQRRQQEQRYQEQLQRQEQQIRQEQIQRQEQIQRQEQLQRQEQLQRQEERFSESREQSNTTRNVQTQQHYEENKRYVDMDKASPEYQQHVQHLMSQPGEIISNTVEYPKPNVKMITTVKRLPDGTIVKNKRYETEQLTPSQSQTTHNQTHNQNQVHNQRRVQQDVQDHSQLRDVVDNVEQQQEQHVTQSQQSSFSSVKKSSRRFSTETTSETVEEYDDRGQPLPRVQQKAPTQTQAPSHHAPSPTSRQSPGRDFSTHGFPSVRPNKPTQEYPSQRPTTEEVVVVRSEKSRQVKQHHTTSTETEVLGDDYHPQTQSTPQKLREAPSPNFSTHGFPSVRSTPRADQPDGEVPMTTRTVSHNQSANRKTNTERIIETQVEQPGSPRTVSPRRSQPREEAGPAPTRGPAGKPSHTRPSTNSGPSPTTKTTETVTVTRRQLQKEREVDAAHRAFAASLRSSSPAESTTSVGSHHQPSHHQTPRSSISSNRTYRREMREGSHESQAPSETSRISSSTVTRHTTGGTTTSTTTKTSKKPSPVVSRGPSEPRSPTPKAGGRHSEPRSPTPKAGGATVTTTTTTTTSSTIKGGPVPAQAPVSPAPAPASPAPAPAPASPAPDNKLSQYTYTTTKPGDIFSLPPTTPPTINNEPTLTTTTTTNKTTTTTTNKNQEPAKSVTETIADTDTQPIRKLQVSANEAKAASVVAEEAPCVRRHYYQLGQEGEEEAPIAELADGSSGMTPASKKPYPQLRRQSQDEPEPQLKRSSKSPGVQRETTFEGRRVSQPVEEDLDKLAIEELIIIEQVNGAPRAEPSVRATSPEKGPRATPRQSPEKEQPSFKPTRVQPQVSPRQSPEKQLPRTQTPGVGQPVGVPLRQSPEKQVPRAQSPEKGPQPRVSPRQSPENQQPMKPRQSPEREHRTEDDIFRSTITKTEKRTTYNLNEEFLTNERDHQTTNDKEPQAPKEPNDEAPTSKPLETIESPDGGFLSKGNDVESEPEENKSPTYRKKGLTRRETFEDRCRKILGMEEDGDTQGNFTQRPENEHDDDDEDDKKNITQTTTIETIEVKIEDCPDDDDDDQPRRVTETFVVRTQPKIMVDEELLVDVTESEEVEVLTKEVERPKYPNEQEGPKSPKKESVSKNEEPSRYPTKPEGSRYPKAQETPKYPKDYKTPSFPKDQEGPRYPKEPEQKSPQNPKEDAETININEETTIVITKEAGSKSPTPTWSPSPERRIPKKSTSPTSAVESPSSSPSFGRKAPVKPETSFVTEKIIDCQGKTVVEKITQRTRSPSPSTVKKVPKPTQKVPEKQPETESEPEKDSEPEIKKKTSVSSITKTETERRNSRTTKGKQPVATKEPRSKVPAPKAPRKDSLTGHKRDSVVEETRTSTTTTTTRQGRKPTDTNGTTLSPSSIKDRLRSSPRKQKTTPQPPRTPTPAQSRGPEDNVDGDSTSPDASPSRVSNERRRSSNISVHTEIIIDHTAPKSPRTERRPQQPTATAPSPIRKLPVTERKESAPVPRVTRRDKTEKVTRSTSENIIKVSSGGTKPHHPEMSSLKPGGERIRPSKCCTTKTINLSEQRIHTNTDIEGVIIDIQQAKSSREPSPDRIVPTPVPAELETGKPRYPDVVQEPDDEPRRKPQVTNIPIFEEESQAYVGCQISELRSSNGLEVDILDNPTVEAPKSLDYPVNTPDTDESLLSVHEKVSRFTHSAEKVKQPRASVPFSREFDTNSKIPENDDCLLSINQKVDKFLRTAENVTRPASLSPRPEIERPNLEEIDEELLRDDCILSVSQKVSKFIDTAEKLAPTVPQKSPRLVANIERHISRQSEPERDLDEESEPELERETDQEDGQTSQLEEEEEISRTVTRKETIREVRQQETRETTRRDSKGEPEKASKKVPQKETQVKPKEERTKEPKYPANLPQKVSQQPQRVISQKEPKEPKPTAAPTKSKGEPERLPKREPKLTQKEPERLTKKTPEKEPRKDSLKQPEEEFELSPEDEEEFGDEPLPMTKTHTTTIELKRQKDILSRPSVFNQRTPERRPPSSPTKMNGSRGRPSPSTSLITEEKKSYRNQVTNVNKPGPRKTSTPSVTPSAQSPSTAKTTSSSKRMEHITQQQWVVQDVDVDVEEVGPAPPTHTTEKPQRTSKSPTPSSRSPSQSPSRSPSRRTTSNNLTTTTTTTTTEHRHLHPSTPTTTKTTGPKPTSTLTNPTKAEPEITPIESVTEKSTTIITTTTSTTGRNVANRRNVFEPAQESPTGESEQPAGRRPSYMDHTKSSLEHIRRDSLEINKSHYSRKSSVEDDSPMEPRNPNTAVKFDVPRKTPTRGGEEPRKTSLKGKDDESDLDVEIEEIFDLQRLEQLLETVASYEMRRRIRAQMRLIRKNMINAGTTTSSHTITTTTSTSSGKSSPLPKKREPSPLASPETKTTSSSLKEVRTSTSRRQQRVEQVDSKTSSQGKTSPYGKPPVKPRERSASPAQKRRISPPGKSSPATTKVTTITTTTSSRGTPLKSTQGPIWADRSKVLKGHAAVPQTNGNSTTPRKGSTSSTTSCSGKVTRTMTSSSTITSSSSSSTNKRNKPREEDSITSSYGVGPTDENGLPLFGIRALKKKTTPPVTTTVQEPCETKQEVTGYVIEEQFYSDNKSPPRHERKELIYSSNADELAAIKQQLQQEDEKDYTPPELDSRVVREFKKVEAQSQSLPEDARYVRRGSVKELSEKFIRKESSSSTHSTTVQSLARNEDETEEDSESNEVCSVIEAPPQMRQNQSHVTSSSTTRSSNTRSFLNSSADQRQVTSVDDVLERMRNADNVEEPGDSSEDREARALLNKFLGASVIMQGVESMLPPTATGQRLNTQGVKTTRITHNYSKSGNNSSSTSSTEVSSSSAPVTRTTCDIEEIWDEQVLKQLLEQASTYEERRKIRARLRELMAEREDQKSSKQEKEEEESSASEYEEIIEEVTDYSDEEEEEQPPKKEEPKKEVAKKVVTPKEVTTSTTKKEVTQKAEKKETATATATSTKSTKVVESVGKKLAKVELASSSASTSSTTTDGVVQVQAAAAQQKSSTTSEQRTETKSKDGGATVTTTTTKVTTRTVSGNAASKNISPLAKFKQLDKQAAAQQAQKSSPTTSTPTTPGGSAQPYFKFTDPALNARAATVKDQLLQWCQHKTQEYENVQISNFSSSWSDGLAFCALIHHFLPDAFDYTKLTKQTRRHNFELAFSVADEKAGIAPLLDVEDMVEMSRPDWKCVFVYVQSIYRRFRNCQ, encoded by the exons TGGCAGCAATCGGAGGACAGCGAACGCAAAAAGCAAATCCGATCGCATCTCTACAAGCTGCGCGAGTCGCGACTTTGCAATCTCTATAGGCACGAACCGGATCATACTAACGCGACCATGTCGGAAACACCTAATGGCAATGGAACCCTGGCCGGGTATGGTGCCAAGGGTCCACTGGCCTCCAGTCATGGGGATGCTCTACTCGATCAGAACTTCCAGAGTCTCAAGTCGAAGGAGGTACGGGATTCGACCAGTCCCACTCATGAGCTGCGGTTCCATTCGATGACCCTGACGCAACCGAATACCACCGGCTGGGATGTCCAGACCTCCTCGGAAGTTAGTCCCGATGGCAGGGCCTATCGCACCGAAACTCTGGCCAAGACAGATG GTGTGGAGAAGCTCAATGGCGGTGGCCTGGCCGAGTTCAAGGGCAGAAACGAACAGCGATCGAGCGCCTCGCATCAGGGCGATGACAAAAACTTTGTGAAGCAGGCCTCGGAGAGCTCCAAGACCCAGCTGCAGGAGAAGGTGGTCTTTGGCGATGAGAGCAGCGGTCGCACCGAAATGAAGATGAGCTCTACATCCACCTCGTCCTCCTCAAAGGTGGTATCTTCCTCCTCAACTGTGGAATATGGTGATGAGCCGCGCTATCTGCTCGATGGGCAGGAGaagccccagcagcagcaacagcagcagcagctgcaccaGCGTGAGTGGGAGGATCAGAGGCGTCAGCAGGAGCAGCGTTACCAGGAGCAGCTACAGCGTCAGGAGCAACAGATACGCCAAGAGCAGATCCAACGCCAAGAGCAGATCCAACGCCAAGAGCAACTGCAGCGCCAAGAGCAACTGCAGCGCCAAGAAGAGCGCTTCTCGGAGAGCCGCGAGCAGAGCAACACCACCCGGAATGTGCAGACCCAGCAGCATTACGAGGAGAACAAGCGCTATGTGGACATGGATAAGGCATCGCCGGAATATCAGCAGCATGTCCAGCATCTAATGTCGCAGCCCGGCGAGATTATATCCAATACGGTGGAGTATCCAAAGCCGAATGTCAAGATGATCACCACGGTCAAGCGGCTGCCCGATGGCACCATTGTCAAGAACAAGCGCTACGAGACGGAGCAGCTGACTCCCAGTCAAAGTCAGACCACTCACAATCAGACCCATAACCAGAATCAAGTCCACAATCAGCGACGTGTCCAGCAGGATGTCCAGGATCACAGCCAGTTGCGCGATGTGGTGGACAatgtggagcagcagcaggagcagcatgTGACTCAGTCACAGCAGAGCTCTTTCTCCTCGGTCAAGAAGTCCAGCCGTCGTTTCTCCACGGAAACCACTTCAGAGACTGTCGAAGAGTATGATGATCGTGGTCAGCCCTTGCCCCGAGTCCAGCAGAAGGCTCCAACACAGACTCAGGCACCTTCTCACCATGCCCCATCTCCCACATCCCGCCAGTCACCGGGTAGGGACTTTAGCACCCATGGCTTCCCATCGGTGCGTCCGAACAAGCCCACCCAGGAGTATCCCTCCCAGAGACCCACCACCGAGGAAGTGGTGGTCGTGCGTTCTGAGAAGAGTCGCCAGGTGAAGCAGCATCATACCACCAGCACTGAAACAGAGGTCCTGGGCGATGACTACCATCCACAGACCCAATCTACTCCTCAAAAGCTGAGGGAGGCGCCTTCGCCCAACTTCAGTACCCATGGCTTTCCGTCTGTACGCTCAACTCCGCGTGCAGATCAGCCCGATGGTGAGGTGCCAATGACCACCAGGACAGTCTCTCACAATCAGAGCGCAAATCGTAAGACCAACACGGAGCGTATCATTGAGACGCAGGTGGAGCAACCGGGCTCACCCCGTACCGTAAGTCCACGTCGATCTCAGCCACGCGAGGAGGCAGGACCAGCTCCCACCCGCGGACCGGCTGGAAAGCCCAGTCACACTCGGCCAAGCACCAACTCTGGACCTAGTCCAACCACCAAGACAACCGAGACGGTGACGGTGACCCGTAGGCAGCTCCAAAAGGAGCGTGAAGTGGATGCTGCCCATCGGGCCTTTGCCGCCTCGCTGCGTAGCAGTTCGCCAGCGGAGAGTACCACATCGGTGGGATCCCATCATCAGCCGTCCCATCATCAGACACCGCGTTCGAGCATCTCCTCGAATCGTACCTATCGACGAGAGATGCGTGAGGGCTCCCACGAGAGCCAGGCGCCGTCGGAAACAAGCAGGATTAGCTCTAGCACGGTGACCAGGCATACGACAGGAGGAACCACTACTAGCACCACCACAAAGACGAGCAAGAAGCCAAGTCCAGTGGTGAGCCGAGGTCCCAGCGAGCCCAGGTCGCCAACACCGAAGGCGGGAGGACGTCACAGCGAGCCAAGATCGCCCACACCAAAGGCAGGAGGAGCTACAGTGACAACCACAACGACTACGACCACAAGCAGTACCATTAAGGGAGGTCCAGTGCCAGCTCAAGCTCCAGTTTCACCAGCACCGGCTCCTGCTTctccagcaccagcaccagctccAGCCAGTCCTGCTCCAG ATAACAAGCTATCACAGTATACGTATACTACCACTAAGCCTGGCGATATATTCTCTCTGCCACCAACTACTCCTCCTACTATTAACAACGAACCAACActaaccaccaccaccaccaccaacaagacaacaacaacaaccaccaACAAAAACCAAGAACCAGCGAAATCCGTAACAGAAACTATAGCCGATACCGATACCCAGCCGATCCGCAAGCTCCAGGTGAGCGCCAATGAGGCAAAGGCGGCGTCGGTGGTGGCGGAGGAGGCGCCCTGTGTCCGTCGTCATTATTACCAGCTGGGCCAAGAGGGGGAAGAAGAAGCCCCAATCGCCGAGTTGGCAGACGGGAGCTCTGGGATGACCCCTG CCAGCAAGAAGCCGTATCCGCAATTGAGAAGGCAGTCCCAGGACGAACCGGAACCTCAGCTAAAACGCAGCTCCAAATCGCCAGGCGTTCAGAGAGAGACAACCTTCGAGGGTCGTCGTGTCTCCCAGCCGGTAGAGGAGGATCTGGATAAGCTGGCTATCGAGGAGCTGATCATTATCGAGCAGGTTAACGGGGCTCCACGAGCTGAGCCATCGGTCAGAGCTACTAGTCCCGAGAAGGGTCCTAGGGCCACGCCCAGACAGAGCCCAGAGAAGGAGCAACCGAGCTTCAAGCCAACGCGTGTCCAGCCTCAAGTTTCGCCACGTCAAAGTCCTGAGAAGCAATTACCCAGGACTCAGACACCTGGCGTAGGTCAACCTGTTGGTGTCCCCTTGCGTCAGAGCCCCGAGAAGCAAGTGCCACGAGCTCAAAGTCCCGAAAAGGGACCTCAACCACGTGTTTCACCACGGCAAAGTCCTGAAAACCAACAGCCGATGAAGCCCCGTCAGAGTCCCGAAAGGGAGCATCGAACAGAGGACGACATTTTCCGTAGCACCATTACCAAAACCGAAAAACGAACTACCTATAATCTTAACGAAGAATTCCTAACGAACGAACGAGATCATCAGACGACTAACGATAAGGAACCCCAAGCTCCTAAAGAACCAAACGATGAAGCGCCCACATCAAAGCCGCTGGAGACCATTGAGAGTCCAGATGGTGGTTTCCTGTCCAAGGGAAACGATGTCGAGTCAGAACCTGAGGAGAACAAGTCGCCTACGTACCGCAAAAAAGGCTTAACACGTCGCGAGACCTTCGAGGATCGTTGTCGCAAAATCTTGGGCATGGAGGAAGATGGAGACACACAGGGAAACTTTACTCAACGACCAGAGAATGaacatgatgatgatgacgaggaTGACAAAAAGAATATCACCCAGACCACCACCATTGAGACTATCGAGGTAAAGATCGAAGATTGTcccgatgacgatgacgatgatcaACCACGTCGTGTCACGGAGACATTTGTGGTTCGTACTCAGCCCAAGATTATGGTGGATGAAGAGCTACTGGTGGATGTGACCGAGTCTGAGGAAGTGGAAGTTCTAACCAAGGAAGTTGAGCGTCCTAAATATCCCAATGAGCAGGAGGGCCCTAAAAGTCCAAAGAAGGAGTCAGTTTCCAAGAATGAAGAACCCAGCAGGTATCCGACTAAGCCAGAGGGTTCCAGATATCCCAAGGCACAGGAGACCCCAAAATATCCCAAGGATTATAAGACTCCCAGCTTCCCGAAGGATCAAGAAGGTCCAAGGTATCCCAAGGAGCCAGAGCAGAAAAGCCCCCAAAATCCCAAGGAGGACGCGGAGACAATTAATATCAATGAGGAGACCACTATTGTCATAACCAAGGAAGCCGGCTCCAAGTCTCCCACCCCCACCTGGTCACCATCCCCTGAACGCCGAATTCCTAAGAAGTCAACGTCACCAACATCCGCGGTTGAATCACCCTCTAGTTCTCCCTCCTTTGGCAGGAAGGCTCCCGTCAAGCCGGAGACGAGTTTCGTCACCGAAAAAATCATCGATTGTCAGGGTAAAACCGTTGTCGAGAAGATCACTCAGAGGACGCGATCGCCAAGTCCTAGCACAGTCAAGAAGGTTCCTAAGCCCACACAAAAAGTACCAGAAAAGCAGCCCGAGACTGAATCCGAACCAGAAAAGGATTCAGAACCGGAgataaagaagaaaacaagTGTGAGCAGCATCACGAAAACCGAAACTGAGCGTCGGAATTCGCGTACGACAAAGGGAAAGCAGCCCGTGGCAACCAAGGAACCCCGATCGAAAGTACCAGCTCCGAAGGCTCCTCGCAAGGATTCCCTAACTGGTCACAAGCGGGACAGTGTAGTGGAAGAGACTCGCACTTCCACTACGACCACAACAACTAGACAGGGTCGTAAGCCTACCGATACCAACGGTACTACACTATCCCCATCATCCATCAAGGATCGCCTACGTTCTTCGCCGCGCAAGCAGAAGACTACACCCCAGCCGCCTCGAACTCCCACTCCAGCACAGTCTCGTGGCCCCGAGGATAATGTAGATGGTGATTCCACTTCGCCAGATGCTAGTCCTTCGCGGGTAAGCAACGAACGCCGACGTTCGAGCAACATTTCCGTGCACACGGAAATCATTATCGATCACACGGCTCCCAAATCGCCGAGGACCGAAAGGCGGCCCCAACAGCCAACAGCCACGGCTCCCAGTCCCATAAGAAAACTTCCGGTAACAGAGCGCAAGGAGTCCGCACCTGTGCCTCGGGTCACCCGACGCGATAAGACCGAAAAGGTTACTCGTTCCACCAGCGAAAATATAATCAAGGTGAGCAGCGGAGGCACAAAGCCTCACCATCCCGAGATGAGTAGCCTGAAGCCCGGTGGGGAGAGGATTAGACCTAGCAAGTGCTGCACCACCAAGACGATCAATCTCAGCGAGCAACGCATTCACACAAACACCGATATCGAGGGAGTAATCATCGATATTCAGCAGGCGAAGAGCTCGAGGGAACCGTCACCGGATCGCATTGTGCCCACCCCAGTGCCTGCGGAATTGGAGACTGGCAAGCCACGTTACCCGGATGTTGTGCAGGAGCCAGATGATGAGCCTCGTCGCAAGCCACAGGTCACAAATATCCCCATTTTCGAGGAGGAGTCTCAGGCGTATGTGGGATGTCAAATATCCGAATTGCGTAGCTCTAATGGTTTAGAGGTGGACATTCTGGACAATCCCACTGTGGAGGCACCCAAGAGTCTGGATTATCCGGTAAATACACCCGATACGGATGAAAGCCTATTGAGTGTCCACGAGAAGGTTTCTCGATTCACTCACTCCGCCGAAAAGGTAAAGCAGCCGAGAGCTTCAGTTCCATTTAGCCGGGAGTTCGATACAAACTCTAAGATACCGGAGAACGACGACTGTTTGCTGAGCATCAATCAAAAGGTGGACAAGTTTTTGCGCACGGCCGAGAACGTTACCAGGCCGGCGTCACTCTCTCCTCGACCGGAAATAGAAAGACCAAATCTGGAGGAGATTGACGAGGAGCTTCTTAGGGACGATTGCATCCTAAGCGTGTCCCAGAAGGTGAGCAAATTTATCGATACAGCCGAGAAATTGGCACCGACCGTGCCACAGAAATCGCCGCGTCTGGTTGCCAACATCGAACGTCACATTTCAAGGCAGAGCGAGCCAGAGCGGGATCTGGATGAGGAATCGGAACCAGAGCTGGAGCGGGAGACAGATCAGGAGGATGGCCAGACTagccagctggaggaggaggaggaaatcAGCCGAACGGTAACCAGAAAGGAGACCATTAGGGAAGTCAGGCAGCAGGAGACTAGAGAGACAACCCGACGGGACTCCAAAGGAGAACCTGAAAAGGCTTCCAAGAAGGTACCACAAAAAGAAACCCAAGTGAAGCCGAAAGAGGAAAGGACTAAGGAGCCCAAGTATCCGGCCAACTTGCCCCAAAAAGTGTCACAGCAACCTCAAAGGGTTATCAGCCAAAAGGAGCCGAAGGAGCCTAAGCCAACTGCAGCTCCAACCAAGTCCAAAGGTGAGCCGGAAAGGTTACCCAAAAGGGAGCCCAAGCTCACACAAAAGGAACCCGAACGGCTGACCAAAAAGACACCAGAGAAGGAACCGCGCAAAGATTCCCTAAAGCAACCTGAGGAAGAGTTCGAACTTTCACCTGAAGATGAAGAAGAATTCGGCGACGAGCCTTTGCCCATGACCAAGACGCACACCACAACCATAGAACTGAAGCGTCAGAAGGACATTCTCAGTCGTCCTTCGGTATTTAATCAACGCACACCAGAACGCAGGCCGCCGTCGTCACCAACCAAGATGAATGGAAGCCGAGGCCGACCAAGTCCAAGCACCAGTTTAATTACCGAGGAAAAAAAATCGTACAGAAATCAGGTGACCAATGTTAATAAGCCGGGACCTAGGAAGACCTCTACTCCTTCGGTTACTCCCTCTGCCCAATCCCCGTCGACAGCAAAGACCACCAGCAGTTCCAAGCGCATGGAGCACATTACCCAACAACAATGGGTAGTCCAAGATGTGGATGTAGACGTAGAAGAAGTGGGACCTGCACCTCCCACCCATACAACCGAGAAACCACAAAGAACCAGCAAATCTCCAACACCATCGTCACGATCGCCATCGCAATCTCCCTCCCGATCGCCCAGTAGACGAACCACCTCCAACAACTTGACCACGacaaccaccaccaccaccactgaGCACCGTCACCTGCACCCGAGCACTCCCACCACTACCAAGACAACTGGCCCCAAACCGACCTCGACTCTGACTAACCCAACCAAAGCCGAACCCGAAATCACACCCATTGAATCTGTTACAGAGAAAAGCACTACCATCATTACCACCACGACGAGCACCACAGGACGTAATGTGGCCAACCGCAGAAATGTGTTTGAACCAGCACAGGAATCTCCTACGGGAGAGTCCGAGCAACCCGCCGGACGTCGTCCCTCGTACATGGACCACACAAAGAGCTCACTGGAGCATATCCGTCGTGATTCCCTGGAGATTAATAAGAGCCACTATTCGAGAAAGTCATCCGTGGAAGATGATTCCCCTATGGAACCACGAAATCCCAACACCGCTGTAAAGTTTGATGTGCCCCGAAAGACACCAACGCGAGGCGGGGAAGAGCCAAGAAAGACATCTCTAAAGGGTAAAGATGATGAATCCGATTTAGACGTAGAAATCGAGGAAATCTTCGATCTGCAGCGACTGGAGCAACTACTGGAGACAGTGGCCAGTTACGAGATGCGTCGCCGGATACGCGCCCAGATGCGTCTGATACGCAAGAACATGATCAATGCGGGGACTACAACCAGTAGCCACACCATTACCACCACAACATCAACCAGTTCGGGCAAGAGTTCGCCACTTCCCAAGAAGCGTGAGCCGAGTCCTTTGGCCAGTCCGGAAACAAAGACGACCAGCAGTAGCCTGAAGGAAGTGCGCACCAGTACGAGTCGCCGGCAGCAGCGGGTGGAGCAGGTGGACAGCAAAACGTCTTCACAGGGAAAGACTTCCCCCTATGGCAAGCCGCCAGTGAAGCCCAGGGAAAGGAGCGCCAGTCCGGCTCAAAAACGTCGTATTAGTCCGCCTGGCAAGTCATCTCCGGCTACCACCAAGGTCACCACAATTACCACAACCACATCCTCTCGTGGAACGCCATTAAAGTCAACACAAGGACCCATTTGGGCTGATCGTTCCAAGGTGCTTAAGGGTCACGCCGCGGTTCCCCAGACAAATGGCAACAGCACAACCCCACGCAAGGGATCCACTTCCAGCACGACCTCATGCAGTGGCAAGGTCACGCGCACAATGACCAGTTCCAGTACCATCACCAGCTCCAGTAGTAGTAGCACAAACAAGCGCAACAAGCCACGCGAGGAGGATTCCATTACCTCCAGTTACGGCGTGGGACCCACCGATGAAAACGGACTGCCGCTCTTCGGGATTCGTGCGCTCAAGAAGAAGACGACGCCACCGGTGACGACGACGGTACAGGAACCCTGTGAGACCAAGCAAG AAGTCACAGGCTATGTGATCGAGGAGCAGTTCTACTCGGATAACAAGTCCCCACCGCGTCACGAGCGTAAGGAGCTGATCTACTCGAGCAATGCCGATGAGCTGGCTGCCATCAAGCAACAGCTTCAGCAGGAGGACGAGAAGGACTACACACCGCCGGAACTGGACTCCAGGGTGGTGAGAGAATTCAAGAAGGTGGAGGCCCAGTCGCAATCGCTGCCCGAAGATGCCAGATATGTGCGTCGCGGTTCGGTGAAGGAGCTTAGCGAGAAGTTCATACGCAAGgaatcctcctcctccacccacTCGACAACCGTCCAGTCGTTGGCCAGGAACGAGGATGAGACCGAGGAGGATAGCGAGTCCAATGAGGTGTGCAGCGTGATTGAGGCACCACCACAGATGCGTCAGAATCAGAGTCAtgtcaccagcagcagcaccacaaGGTCCAGTAACACACGATCCTTCCTCAACAGCAGTGCTGATCAGCGTCAGGTGACCAGCGTGGATGATGTCCTTGAGAGGATGCGCAATGCGGATAATG TTGAGGAGCCCGGTGACAGCAGCGAGGATCGCGAGGCTCGGGCCTTGCTCAACAAATTCCTGGGGGCCAGTGTGATCATGCAGGGAGTGGAGAGCATGCTGCCACCCACGGCCACAGGTCAACGTTTAAACACTCAAGGG gtGAAGACCACGCGGATAACCCATAACTATAGCAAGTCCGGCAATAACAGCTCCAGTACCTCCAGTACTGAGGTCAGCAGCTCCTCAGCACCAGTTACACGCACAACTTGTGACATCGAGGAGATTTGGGACGAGCAGGTCCTAAAGCAATTG CTGGAACAGGCGTCCACCTACGAGGAGCGTCGCAAAATCCGTGCACGTCTACGCGAACTTATGGCGGAACGCGAAG atcaaaAAAGCTCgaagcaggagaaggaggaggaggagagcagCGCCAGCGAGTATGAGGAGATCATCGAGGAGGTAACCGACTACAGCgacgaggaggaagaggagcaaCCGCCCAAGAAGGAGGAGCCCAAAAAGGAGGTGGCCAAGAAAGTGGTGACCCCAAAGGAGGTGACCACTAGCACCACCAAAAAAGAGGTTACCCAAAAGGCTGAGAAGAAGGAAACTGCCACCGCCACAGCCACCTCCACCAAGTCCACTAAAGTCGTCGAGAGTGTTGGCAAAAAGTTGGCCAAAGTTGAACTGGCCAGTAGCTCCGCCTCCacctccagcaccaccacagaCGGTGTTGTCCAGGTGCAGG